In one window of Campylobacter hepaticus DNA:
- the rplS gene encoding 50S ribosomal protein L19, whose translation MKNKYIEQFEAKQIQDKNIPDFRAGDTLKLAIRIKEGDKTRIQNFEGICIARRGNGVGETFIVRKMGANNVGVERIFPIYSESLESISVLRRGRVRRARLFYLRDRRGKAARIKELKK comes from the coding sequence ATGAAAAATAAATATATAGAGCAATTTGAAGCAAAACAAATTCAAGATAAGAATATTCCAGATTTTCGTGCTGGAGACACTTTAAAGCTTGCAATTCGCATTAAAGAGGGCGATAAAACAAGAATTCAAAATTTTGAAGGTATTTGTATTGCTAGAAGAGGCAATGGTGTAGGTGAAACTTTTATTGTTCGTAAAATGGGTGCTAATAATGTTGGTGTTGAGAGAATTTTCCCTATTTATAGTGAAAGTTTAGAAAGTATTAGTGTTTTGCGTCGTGGTCGTGTACGTCGTGCTAGATTGTTTTATTTAAGAGATAGACGCGGTAAAGCAGCCCGTATTAAAGAACTTAAAAAATAA
- the trmD gene encoding tRNA (guanosine(37)-N1)-methyltransferase TrmD, with product MKFTFISLFPQLIEFYFKDSILLKAQEKGLFQTYFVNPRDFSKNSYHKVDDYKIGGGAGLLIQVEPLCEVLQNIKMKEKNSHFIFLTPSGKTFNQKDAKRLSIKKNIVFICGRYEGVDERVLELYANEVFSIGDFILTGGELPALVMCDAILRNVKGVLGNIQSLEEESFENALLEAPSFAKPFIFEKGNKKISAPSEFLKGNHARIASLKTTLASCKTKFFRPDLFLEHERKK from the coding sequence ATGAAATTTACATTTATTTCTTTATTTCCTCAATTAATTGAATTTTATTTTAAAGATTCTATACTTTTAAAAGCACAAGAAAAAGGATTGTTTCAAACGTATTTTGTCAATCCAAGAGATTTTTCTAAAAATTCTTATCATAAGGTCGATGATTATAAAATAGGTGGTGGTGCAGGACTTTTAATTCAAGTTGAACCTTTATGTGAAGTTTTGCAAAATATTAAAATGAAAGAAAAAAATTCTCATTTTATATTTTTAACTCCTAGTGGAAAAACTTTTAATCAAAAAGATGCTAAGCGTTTGAGTATAAAAAAAAATATAGTTTTTATATGTGGACGTTATGAAGGTGTAGATGAAAGAGTACTTGAATTATATGCTAATGAGGTTTTTAGTATAGGAGATTTTATTTTAACAGGAGGAGAATTGCCAGCCCTTGTTATGTGTGATGCAATTTTAAGAAATGTAAAAGGGGTTTTAGGCAATATACAAAGTTTAGAGGAAGAAAGTTTTGAAAATGCTTTGCTTGAAGCACCTTCTTTTGCAAAACCTTTTATTTTTGAAAAAGGAAATAAAAAAATTTCAGCTCCTTCAGAGTTTTTAAAGGGTAATCACGCTAGAATTGCAAGTTTAAAAACTACTTTAGCGTCTTGCAAAACAAAATTTTTTCGTCCAGATTTATTTTTAGAGCATGAACGCAAAAAATGA
- the rimM gene encoding ribosome maturation factor RimM (Essential for efficient processing of 16S rRNA) — MSEKDFVQVAKLGKTVGLKGYIKLYNLSDFSSQFKKDASFFIENGKKILKIKHYNANNSTVLFQNYEDIQKAKELINMILFQSIEQSRQTCKLKKDEFFYFDILECEVFDEHIKLGKVINILEIGTSYLLEVQSDEKWVEKKYSQKFFIPYLNKFIKSVNIQKREIFCTKDAFLILENS; from the coding sequence TTGAGTGAAAAAGATTTTGTTCAAGTTGCCAAACTTGGTAAAACTGTTGGTCTTAAAGGGTATATAAAATTATACAATCTTAGTGATTTTTCTTCTCAGTTTAAAAAAGATGCTTCTTTTTTTATTGAAAATGGTAAAAAAATTTTAAAAATTAAACATTATAATGCAAATAATTCTACTGTTTTGTTTCAAAATTATGAAGATATTCAAAAAGCTAAAGAATTGATCAATATGATTCTTTTTCAAAGTATAGAACAAAGTAGACAAACTTGTAAATTAAAAAAGGACGAATTTTTTTATTTTGATATTTTAGAATGTGAAGTTTTTGATGAGCATATAAAATTAGGAAAGGTGATTAATATTTTAGAAATAGGAACTTCTTATTTACTTGAAGTGCAAAGTGATGAAAAATGGGTAGAAAAAAAATATTCTCAAAAATTTTTTATTCCTTATTTAAATAAATTTATAAAAAGTGTAAATATACAAAAACGTGAGATTTTTTGTACTAAAGATGCTTTTTTAATTTTAGAAAACTCATGA
- a CDS encoding KH domain-containing protein, with product MVENFLKEYAKLIADYPEQIDIQKLELSENFFEIILFAHKVDTGKLIGKNGKMINAIKTVISAYKSKEVNTYRVTVKALE from the coding sequence ATGGTAGAAAATTTTCTTAAAGAATATGCAAAATTAATTGCAGATTATCCTGAGCAAATTGATATTCAAAAATTAGAATTAAGTGAAAATTTTTTTGAAATTATTCTTTTTGCGCATAAAGTTGATACAGGTAAACTTATTGGTAAAAATGGAAAAATGATTAATGCTATTAAGACAGTAATTTCTGCTTATAAAAGCAAGGAAGTAAATACTTATAGAGTAACGGTAAAAGCACTTGAGTGA
- the rpsP gene encoding 30S ribosomal protein S16 gives MTVIRLTRMGRTKRPFYRIVVTDSRKRRDGGWIESIGYYNPMVEPELIKVDIERLNYWKSVGAKLSDKVASITSK, from the coding sequence ATGACAGTTATTAGACTTACAAGAATGGGCAGAACAAAAAGACCATTTTATCGTATAGTAGTTACTGATAGTAGAAAACGCCGTGATGGTGGCTGGATTGAGAGTATTGGATACTATAATCCTATGGTAGAACCTGAGTTAATTAAAGTAGATATAGAACGTTTAAATTACTGGAAAAGTGTTGGTGCAAAACTTAGTGATAAAGTCGCTTCTATTACTAGTAAATAA
- the ffh gene encoding signal recognition particle protein, protein MFELLSESFKSAINKIRFIDDAKALKNALETLKKALLKADVHHKVTKELVVLIEEDLKKNGIGQKQFLDAIKTNLENILNVKNKNQGFVFASKPPTVVLMAGLQGGGKTTSTIKLANYLKLRGKKVLVAACDLQRLAAVEQLRQLCKVNEIELFFIENEKNPLKVATQALEKAKNSMVDVLLVDTAGRLAIDEILMDELKAIKNILKPDEIFYVADAMSGQDGVKTAINFHESLDISGVILSKFDADTKGGVALGIAKQVGIPLRFIGVGEKVADLEVFIPNRIVSRIMGEGDLLTLAEKTAAVIDEKEAKKLNQKIKKGEFNFNDFLDQMESIKKLGSIKSLIGMIPGLNTMSNALKDIDLDNSKEIIHIKAMISSMTSKERENPDLLNNSRKRRIAQGAGLSQMEVNRFLKQFNNAAKLAKRFSGKKGMENLTQMMSQARRQF, encoded by the coding sequence GTGTTTGAATTACTTAGTGAATCTTTTAAGTCAGCAATAAATAAAATTCGTTTTATTGATGATGCAAAGGCGCTTAAAAATGCTTTAGAAACCTTAAAAAAAGCTTTATTGAAAGCAGATGTCCATCATAAAGTTACAAAAGAACTTGTAGTTTTAATAGAAGAAGATCTTAAAAAAAATGGTATAGGACAAAAACAGTTTTTAGATGCTATTAAAACAAATTTAGAAAATATTTTAAATGTTAAGAATAAAAATCAAGGTTTTGTATTTGCTTCTAAACCACCAACAGTAGTTTTAATGGCTGGTTTACAAGGTGGTGGTAAAACAACAAGTACTATTAAACTTGCAAATTATCTTAAGTTACGCGGTAAAAAAGTTTTAGTTGCAGCTTGCGATTTGCAACGTTTAGCAGCTGTAGAACAACTTAGGCAACTTTGCAAGGTAAATGAAATTGAGCTTTTTTTTATAGAAAATGAAAAAAATCCTCTTAAAGTTGCTACTCAGGCTTTAGAGAAGGCTAAAAATTCTATGGTAGATGTTTTACTTGTAGATACTGCAGGACGTTTAGCAATAGATGAAATTTTAATGGATGAATTAAAAGCAATAAAAAATATTTTAAAGCCTGATGAAATTTTTTATGTTGCAGATGCTATGAGTGGACAAGATGGAGTAAAAACTGCAATAAATTTTCATGAATCTTTAGATATTAGCGGGGTTATTTTATCTAAATTTGATGCAGATACCAAAGGTGGCGTAGCTTTGGGTATAGCAAAACAAGTAGGCATTCCTTTAAGATTTATTGGTGTTGGAGAGAAGGTAGCAGATTTAGAAGTTTTTATACCTAATCGTATCGTAAGCCGTATTATGGGTGAAGGAGATTTACTTACTTTAGCTGAAAAAACTGCTGCAGTAATTGATGAAAAAGAAGCTAAAAAATTAAATCAAAAAATTAAAAAAGGTGAATTTAATTTTAATGATTTTCTTGATCAAATGGAAAGTATAAAAAAATTAGGTAGTATAAAATCTTTGATTGGTATGATACCAGGACTTAATACGATGTCTAATGCATTAAAAGATATAGATTTAGATAATTCTAAAGAAATTATACACATTAAGGCTATGATTTCTTCAATGACTTCTAAAGAAAGAGAAAATCCTGATTTATTAAATAATTCAAGAAAACGTCGTATTGCTCAAGGGGCTGGACTTTCACAAATGGAAGTTAACCGTTTTTTAAAACAGTTTAATAATGCTGCAAAACTTGCAAAAAGATTTTCAGGAAAAAAAGGAATGGAAAATTTAACTCAAATGATGAGTCAAGCTAGAAGACAATTTTAA
- a CDS encoding RluA family pseudouridine synthase, translating into MQEKAYKILALQEKISNREAKDLIDRGCVFSHGKKITLARALMSNKTRFNIIKIKNPQIIFEDEKVLAINKPYAYVSEDLEKRFNAKLLNRLDKETSGIILLCKDDNFRKLCIEEFKQHRVYKSYIAILDGVLAEELEINEPILTIKTKGGALSKISKDGLSALSLVRPILIQSKKTLAKIIIKTGRTHQIRVHTQFVKHGVVGDEKYAKISSDRMYLHSYELKILTYSFKANLDNDFTKFGFEIKNLDF; encoded by the coding sequence ATGCAAGAAAAAGCTTATAAAATTTTAGCTTTGCAAGAAAAAATTTCGAATCGAGAAGCCAAAGATTTAATTGATAGGGGTTGTGTTTTTTCTCATGGAAAAAAAATTACTCTTGCAAGAGCTTTGATGAGTAATAAAACAAGATTTAATATAATAAAGATAAAAAATCCTCAAATTATTTTTGAAGATGAAAAAGTTCTTGCTATTAATAAGCCTTATGCTTATGTCAGTGAAGATTTAGAAAAAAGATTTAATGCTAAACTTTTAAATCGTTTAGATAAAGAAACTAGCGGTATAATTTTACTTTGCAAGGACGATAATTTTAGAAAACTTTGTATAGAAGAATTTAAGCAACATAGGGTATATAAAAGTTATATTGCTATTTTAGATGGAGTTTTAGCCGAAGAACTTGAGATTAATGAGCCAATTTTAACTATAAAAACTAAAGGCGGGGCATTAAGTAAAATTTCTAAAGATGGTTTAAGTGCTTTAAGTTTAGTTAGACCTATATTAATACAATCAAAAAAAACTTTAGCAAAAATTATAATTAAAACAGGTAGAACGCATCAAATTAGAGTGCATACACAATTTGTAAAACATGGTGTTGTGGGCGATGAAAAATATGCAAAAATTTCAAGCGATAGAATGTACTTACATAGCTATGAATTGAAAATATTGACTTATTCTTTTAAAGCAAATTTAGATAATGATTTTACAAAATTTGGTTTTGAAATAAAAAATTTAGATTTTTAA
- the waaA gene encoding lipid IV(A) 3-deoxy-D-manno-octulosonic acid transferase: MVFFYYILVWIAFLFCFIFLFLFSFLKPKYKMSLKSRFFLYRNYYQEKADVHFHVCSYGEVKSIKELSLEFDSRITTITQTGFECAKQFCTKVNYLVFENFLPFWLKPCKVLVIFEAEYWLMLVFMAKLYQAKIILLNARIPDKSYESYKKFSFFYKKIFSYIDEVFAQSNLDKIRLENLGAQNVQIFKNIKANISIKNHKNYLKPKEKLIVFASTHKGEEELLLENFQLEGNEKLIIAPRHPERFKEVEDLLLKKKLDFVKFTSLKDQNHFFCKNVLLLDTLGELLNFYAISDVVVLGGSFIEGIGGHNPVEVAYFNNVLISGKFIHNQKVLFDEVENVYFCEDLKTLNRQIHHANLKAKIFKKNDLKLIVQTIQEGIDARKSL; this comes from the coding sequence TTGGTCTTTTTTTACTATATTTTAGTATGGATAGCATTTTTATTTTGCTTTATTTTTCTTTTTTTATTTTCTTTTTTAAAGCCTAAATATAAGATGAGTTTAAAATCTCGTTTCTTTTTGTATCGAAATTATTATCAAGAAAAGGCTGATGTGCATTTTCATGTTTGTTCTTATGGGGAAGTTAAAAGTATTAAAGAATTAAGTTTAGAATTTGATTCAAGAATTACTACTATTACTCAAACAGGTTTTGAATGTGCAAAGCAATTTTGCACAAAAGTAAATTATCTTGTTTTTGAAAATTTCTTACCTTTTTGGTTAAAGCCTTGTAAAGTTTTAGTTATTTTTGAAGCAGAGTATTGGCTTATGCTTGTTTTTATGGCAAAATTATATCAAGCAAAAATTATTTTATTAAATGCAAGAATACCTGATAAATCTTATGAATCTTATAAAAAATTTTCATTTTTTTATAAAAAAATTTTTTCTTATATTGATGAAGTTTTTGCACAAAGTAATTTAGATAAAATAAGACTTGAAAATTTAGGTGCTCAAAATGTTCAAATTTTTAAAAATATTAAAGCAAACATAAGTATTAAAAATCATAAAAACTATTTAAAACCTAAAGAAAAATTAATAGTTTTTGCAAGTACTCATAAAGGTGAAGAAGAACTTTTGCTTGAAAATTTTCAATTAGAGGGAAATGAAAAACTTATTATTGCTCCACGTCATCCAGAACGTTTTAAAGAAGTTGAAGATTTACTTTTAAAAAAGAAATTAGATTTTGTAAAATTTACTTCTTTAAAAGATCAAAATCATTTTTTTTGTAAAAATGTTTTACTTTTAGATACTTTAGGTGAGCTTTTAAATTTTTATGCTATTTCTGATGTTGTTGTACTAGGAGGTTCTTTTATAGAGGGTATAGGCGGTCATAATCCTGTTGAAGTAGCATATTTTAATAATGTTTTAATAAGCGGGAAATTTATTCATAATCAAAAAGTTTTATTTGATGAAGTAGAGAATGTATATTTTTGCGAAGATTTAAAAACATTAAATAGGCAAATTCACCATGCAAATTTAAAAGCTAAAATTTTTAAGAAAAATGATTTAAAGCTTATTGTACAAACTATACAAGAAGGAATTGATGCAAGAAAAAGCTTATAA
- a CDS encoding zinc ribbon domain-containing protein codes for MNKYLEQLVLLSKIDQEIDSYEPKIESIHKTLKDAELKIENINAGLEKIDDEIKDIENQKIQNNAHIAEFLAKIKELSKKSGAVKTEKEANALKIEEDIAKEQLDAANDEIIRLDKILDNKEIYKKELQEEKFKQEENINEIRANIKAEMEILEKDRMSIYDKKTKLINEMNQKVLSFYEKIRKWAKNTAIVPVKKQACYGCFMKIYDKTYLSIIKDEEIVTCPHCGRILYKAQEE; via the coding sequence ATGAATAAATATCTTGAGCAATTAGTGTTATTATCAAAAATAGATCAAGAAATTGATAGTTATGAGCCTAAAATAGAAAGTATTCATAAGACTTTAAAAGATGCTGAATTGAAAATAGAAAATATTAATGCAGGTCTTGAAAAGATTGATGATGAAATTAAAGATATAGAAAATCAAAAAATTCAAAATAATGCACATATTGCAGAGTTTTTGGCAAAAATTAAAGAACTTTCTAAAAAGAGTGGGGCAGTAAAAACAGAAAAAGAAGCTAATGCTTTAAAAATTGAAGAGGATATTGCAAAAGAGCAGTTAGATGCAGCAAATGATGAAATTATAAGATTAGATAAAATTTTAGATAATAAAGAAATTTATAAAAAGGAACTTCAAGAAGAGAAGTTTAAGCAAGAAGAAAATATAAATGAAATTAGAGCAAATATTAAAGCTGAAATGGAAATTTTAGAAAAAGACCGTATGAGTATATATGATAAAAAAACTAAACTCATTAATGAGATGAATCAAAAGGTTTTAAGTTTTTATGAAAAAATTCGCAAATGGGCGAAAAATACTGCCATTGTTCCGGTAAAAAAACAAGCATGTTATGGATGTTTTATGAAAATTTATGATAAAACTTATTTATCTATTATTAAAGATGAAGAAATTGTAACATGCCCTCATTGTGGAAGAATTCTTTATAAAGCTCAAGAAGAATAA
- a CDS encoding Nif3-like dinuclear metal center hexameric protein, with the protein MKLSEIYNFLDNLSPFDTQESWDNSGLLLGDENNEISKIYLSLDIDESIIEKVSENSLLITHHPLIFKALKNLSGKDYPKGFIKDLLRKNISLISMHTNYDLSHLNAYFVEEILGFNISFKDEFLIYVENSMSFENLCTLVKNKLNIKNLRISDCGKKDIKRIAICTGSGGDLISKVDADCFLSGDFKYHQALEAISNQLSLIDLGHFESERYFSQCLAKDLKNLPLQVIITVSKNPFQYF; encoded by the coding sequence ATGAAGCTGAGTGAAATTTATAATTTTTTAGATAACTTAAGTCCTTTTGACACTCAAGAATCATGGGATAATAGCGGTCTTTTACTTGGGGATGAGAATAATGAAATTTCGAAAATTTATTTAAGTTTGGATATTGATGAAAGTATTATTGAGAAAGTAAGCGAAAATTCTTTACTCATTACGCATCATCCTTTGATTTTTAAAGCTTTGAAAAATTTAAGCGGTAAAGATTATCCTAAAGGTTTTATTAAAGATTTGTTAAGGAAAAATATTTCTTTAATTAGTATGCATACAAATTATGATTTAAGTCATTTAAATGCTTATTTTGTTGAAGAAATTTTAGGTTTTAATATTTCTTTTAAAGATGAATTTTTAATTTACGTAGAAAATTCTATGTCTTTTGAAAATTTATGTACTTTGGTAAAAAACAAATTAAATATAAAAAATTTGCGTATAAGTGATTGTGGTAAAAAAGATATAAAACGTATTGCTATTTGTACTGGAAGTGGTGGAGATTTAATTTCTAAAGTAGATGCAGATTGTTTTTTAAGTGGAGATTTTAAATATCACCAAGCTTTAGAAGCTATTAGTAATCAATTAAGTCTTATAGATTTAGGACATTTTGAAAGTGAAAGATATTTTTCTCAATGTTTAGCAAAGGACTTGAAAAATTTGCCACTACAAGTTATAATAACAGTTTCAAAAAATCCATTTCAATATTTTTAA
- the glyQ gene encoding glycine--tRNA ligase subunit alpha, translating into MTFSKIILTLQNYWQEQGCAIVQPYDMPAGAGTFHPATFLRSLGKKPWASAYVAPSRRPADGRYGENPNRLGSYYQFQVLIKPSPDDIQKLYLKSLENLGFDLKSHDIRFVEDNWESPSLGAWGLGWEVWLDGMEVTQFTYFQQVGGIPVDLVSAEITYGLERIAMYLQNVDNVYDIIWSEYNGVKMKYADIHKQSEYEFSKYNFELSDVKILNEQFENSYQECKNILQEGLALPAYDYCMLAAHTFNLLDARGAISVAQRQDYMLKIRELSKNCAEIYKKNLNEAE; encoded by the coding sequence ATGACTTTTTCAAAAATAATACTTACTTTGCAAAATTATTGGCAAGAGCAAGGTTGTGCAATTGTTCAGCCTTATGATATGCCAGCGGGTGCAGGAACTTTTCATCCTGCTACTTTTTTAAGAAGTTTGGGAAAAAAACCTTGGGCAAGTGCTTATGTAGCACCTAGTAGAAGACCAGCAGATGGACGTTATGGAGAAAATCCTAATCGTTTGGGATCTTATTATCAATTTCAAGTTTTGATTAAACCAAGTCCTGATGATATACAAAAATTATATCTTAAAAGTCTTGAAAATTTAGGTTTTGATTTAAAAAGTCATGATATCCGTTTTGTTGAAGATAACTGGGAAAGTCCAAGTTTAGGTGCTTGGGGTCTAGGATGGGAAGTTTGGCTTGATGGTATGGAAGTGACTCAATTTACTTATTTTCAGCAAGTAGGGGGTATTCCTGTAGATTTAGTTAGTGCTGAAATTACTTATGGACTTGAAAGAATAGCTATGTATTTGCAAAATGTGGATAATGTATATGATATAATTTGGAGTGAATATAATGGAGTTAAGATGAAATATGCAGATATACATAAGCAAAGTGAATATGAATTTAGTAAATATAATTTTGAACTTAGCGATGTTAAAATTTTAAATGAACAATTTGAAAATTCTTATCAGGAGTGTAAGAATATTTTACAAGAAGGCTTAGCTTTGCCTGCCTATGATTATTGTATGCTTGCTGCTCATACTTTTAATCTTTTAGATGCAAGAGGTGCGATTTCTGTTGCTCAAAGACAAGATTATATGTTAAAAATTCGTGAGCTTTCTAAAAATTGTGCTGAAATTTATAAGAAGAATTTAAATGAAGCTGAGTGA
- a CDS encoding DUF3972 domain-containing protein — MQTYLELEEFCKLVHLNEDVVRGMIANGALKFKEEEGKIYIEAHQGTFSVVPSASKSQHAMVNSMSLAGESFIEKTIGTILNLHEKVLDAKDETLDALKNENKFLKDALYSMQELYDEDRKTIETLNNELKHAREEIEFLKRKYKLMWSKTTEIFGANAEPDLQMNKNLDQTDHNIG; from the coding sequence ATGCAAACTTATTTAGAGCTTGAAGAATTTTGCAAATTAGTACATTTAAATGAAGATGTTGTAAGAGGTATGATAGCTAATGGTGCTTTAAAATTTAAAGAAGAAGAGGGTAAGATTTATATTGAAGCGCATCAAGGAACTTTTAGTGTGGTGCCAAGTGCATCTAAATCTCAGCATGCTATGGTCAATTCTATGTCTTTAGCTGGTGAAAGTTTTATTGAAAAAACTATAGGTACTATTTTAAATTTGCATGAAAAAGTTTTAGATGCTAAAGATGAGACACTAGATGCTTTAAAAAATGAGAATAAATTTTTAAAAGATGCGCTTTATTCTATGCAAGAGCTTTATGATGAAGATAGAAAAACCATAGAAACTTTAAATAATGAGCTAAAACATGCACGAGAAGAAATAGAATTTCTTAAACGTAAATATAAATTAATGTGGAGTAAGACCACAGAAATTTTTGGAGCTAATGCAGAACCTGATTTACAAATGAATAAGAATTTAGATCAAACTGATCACAATATAGGATAA
- the purE gene encoding 5-(carboxyamino)imidazole ribonucleotide mutase, producing the protein MDFVSILIGSKSDYEVIKETLKILENFEVKYELIISSAHRSPKRTKEYIIDAEKRGAKVFIAAAGMAAHLAGTCAAYTIKPVLGVPMPGSNLASIDSLFSTVQMPSGIPVGTLAIGKAGAINAAYLAIQILAIDNTILTQKLKQDRFDKEQKLIFDSKVVEVLL; encoded by the coding sequence ATGGATTTTGTTTCAATTTTAATAGGAAGTAAAAGTGATTATGAGGTTATAAAAGAGACACTTAAAATTTTAGAAAATTTTGAAGTCAAATATGAGCTTATTATTTCCTCAGCTCATCGTAGTCCAAAAAGAACAAAAGAATATATTATAGATGCTGAAAAAAGAGGTGCTAAGGTTTTTATTGCAGCAGCGGGTATGGCGGCACATTTAGCAGGAACTTGTGCTGCTTATACTATAAAACCTGTTTTGGGTGTTCCTATGCCTGGAAGTAATCTTGCTAGTATAGATTCTTTATTTTCTACTGTGCAAATGCCTAGTGGAATTCCTGTAGGGACTTTAGCTATTGGTAAAGCTGGAGCAATTAATGCTGCTTATTTGGCAATACAGATTTTAGCTATTGATAATACAATTTTGACTCAAAAACTTAAACAAGATCGTTTTGATAAAGAGCAAAAACTTATATTTGATTCAAAAGTAGTTGAAGTTTTATTATAA
- a CDS encoding peptidase U32 family protein, which translates to MIIPQIVAPAGNFIKLKIALAYGADAVYAGVNNFSLRSRTAREFNYESFEEAIKYTHERGKKIYVTLNGFYLSSQIEGLKRHILRLRQMNPDAFIVASLGVMRLVKELAPEIALHVSTQANILNYLDAQAYKDMGAKRVVIARELGLKDAKALKENCDIELEAFVHGSMCFAYSGRCLISSVQSGRMSNRGSCANDCRFNYELYAKNPENGTLFRLEENENGTHVFNSKDLNLCSYIEKIMQENCISAFKIEGRTKSEYYVGLTTRTYKMAIQDVLQGKFQSSKYEKEIATLKNRGFTDGYLVMRPLDKTNTQNHYASIEEGTHQVHGMSEDGMFFKCKGKVILNTPYEILMPLYDTIDLCDNALGKIYKKEDKYFVEFKKLIAKNNKEFNEIHSGNENAIQLPGRISPLSFLRKEI; encoded by the coding sequence ATGATCATCCCTCAAATAGTAGCCCCTGCAGGAAATTTTATTAAATTAAAAATTGCTTTAGCTTATGGTGCTGATGCGGTTTATGCAGGTGTGAATAATTTTTCTCTTCGTTCGCGTACCGCAAGAGAATTTAATTATGAAAGTTTTGAAGAAGCTATAAAATATACCCATGAACGAGGTAAGAAAATTTATGTTACTTTAAATGGTTTTTATTTAAGTTCACAAATTGAAGGTTTAAAAAGGCATATATTAAGATTACGTCAAATGAATCCTGATGCTTTTATTGTAGCTTCTTTGGGTGTTATGCGTTTGGTAAAAGAACTTGCTCCTGAAATTGCTTTACATGTTTCTACGCAAGCTAATATTTTAAATTATTTAGATGCGCAAGCTTATAAAGATATGGGTGCTAAAAGAGTAGTTATTGCAAGAGAATTAGGGCTTAAAGATGCTAAGGCTTTAAAAGAAAATTGTGATATAGAGCTTGAAGCTTTTGTGCATGGTTCTATGTGTTTTGCTTATTCTGGGCGTTGTTTAATAAGTTCTGTGCAAAGTGGAAGGATGAGTAATCGAGGTTCTTGTGCTAATGATTGCAGATTTAATTATGAACTTTATGCAAAAAATCCTGAAAATGGTACTCTTTTTCGTTTGGAGGAAAATGAAAATGGCACTCATGTATTTAATTCTAAAGATTTAAATCTTTGTTCTTATATAGAAAAAATAATGCAAGAAAATTGCATTAGTGCTTTTAAAATTGAAGGTCGTACTAAAAGTGAATATTATGTTGGATTAACAACAAGAACTTATAAAATGGCTATACAAGATGTTTTACAAGGTAAGTTTCAATCAAGTAAATATGAAAAAGAAATCGCTACGCTTAAAAATAGAGGTTTTACAGATGGTTATCTTGTTATGCGTCCTTTAGATAAAACTAATACACAAAATCATTATGCAAGTATAGAAGAAGGGACTCATCAAGTTCATGGTATGAGTGAAGATGGTATGTTTTTTAAATGCAAGGGTAAGGTGATTTTAAATACTCCTTATGAGATTTTAATGCCTTTGTATGATACAATAGATTTGTGTGATAATGCTTTGGGTAAAATTTATAAAAAAGAAGATAAATATTTTGTGGAATTTAAAAAACTTATAGCTAAGAATAATAAAGAATTTAATGAAATTCATAGCGGTAATGAAAATGCAATTCAATTACCAGGTCGAATTAGCCCGTTAAGTTTTCTAAGAAAGGAAATATAA